A region from the Halobacillus mangrovi genome encodes:
- a CDS encoding GNAT family N-acetyltransferase produces MFLSIQEMKKEYINEILMWRYESPYDFYNSEDSEEDIQEFLEGDFYALLNEQNQIFGFYCTGVSAQVPSGNKEDIYLEDYIDMGIGMNPCFVGKGKGMEFCERVLKDIYKRFPNVPIRLTVATFNQRAIRLYKKLGFVERDNFLANSAEFITMVKE; encoded by the coding sequence ATGTTTTTGTCCATTCAGGAGATGAAAAAAGAGTACATAAATGAAATATTAATGTGGAGATACGAATCTCCTTACGATTTTTATAACAGTGAAGATTCAGAAGAAGACATTCAGGAATTCCTAGAAGGAGACTTTTATGCTCTCCTCAACGAGCAGAATCAGATTTTTGGTTTTTATTGTACAGGAGTTTCTGCGCAAGTACCTTCAGGAAATAAGGAAGATATTTACCTCGAAGATTATATAGATATGGGGATAGGAATGAACCCTTGTTTTGTCGGAAAGGGGAAAGGCATGGAATTCTGTGAGCGGGTTCTCAAGGATATTTACAAGCGCTTTCCTAATGTACCAATTCGATTAACGGTAGCGACTTTTAATCAGAGAGCCATTCGATTATACAAGAAGCTTGGATTCGTCGAGAGGGATAATTTTTTGGCAAACAGTGCGGAATTTATAACCATGGTGAAAGAGTAA
- the sppA gene encoding signal peptide peptidase SppA: protein MNKRITASIIAGTLLIIAIVFQSVNFFISDNFSESSQSMFSGNQQLSEKVIENGNSSNRIVRVNIEGTIMNTPGSNSNPFSGSGYQHEHVMKQMDKIIEDPSIKGVLLYVNSPGGGVYESAEIHDKLMKIKDAGKPIYVSMGSMAASGGYYVSTPADRIYASNETFTGSLGVIMENINYQELANEYGVKFNTFKSGKYKDIMSPTREMTGEEREIIQNLVDESYEQFVDVIAEGRDMPEDKVYELADGRIYSGKQAVENGLVDKIGFREDALKALKKEVGGNPQVIEFKNRIGSFFDLPLAESFMPNSEVRYIEKLISERQGPTMMYLYSE from the coding sequence ATGAACAAAAGGATAACAGCCAGTATCATAGCAGGGACCCTTTTAATTATTGCGATCGTTTTTCAAAGTGTGAATTTTTTCATAAGTGATAATTTCTCTGAGAGTTCACAATCTATGTTTTCTGGAAATCAACAATTAAGTGAGAAGGTTATTGAAAATGGAAACTCCAGCAATAGAATTGTACGAGTTAATATTGAAGGAACCATTATGAACACTCCCGGGTCCAATTCAAATCCGTTCAGCGGCAGTGGTTATCAGCACGAACATGTTATGAAACAAATGGACAAAATTATAGAAGATCCTTCTATAAAGGGCGTTTTACTCTACGTGAATTCACCGGGGGGTGGCGTATATGAAAGTGCTGAAATCCACGATAAGCTAATGAAAATTAAAGATGCTGGCAAGCCCATTTATGTTTCTATGGGAAGCATGGCCGCTTCAGGAGGGTATTATGTCTCCACCCCTGCTGATCGCATCTATGCATCTAATGAGACCTTCACTGGATCTCTTGGTGTGATTATGGAAAATATCAACTATCAAGAACTGGCCAATGAATACGGTGTGAAATTCAATACTTTCAAGAGCGGTAAGTACAAAGATATTATGAGCCCTACCCGTGAGATGACAGGAGAAGAGCGAGAAATCATCCAAAACTTGGTCGATGAATCTTACGAACAATTTGTCGATGTGATTGCAGAAGGCCGGGATATGCCAGAGGATAAGGTTTATGAATTAGCTGATGGAAGAATATATTCTGGTAAACAAGCAGTAGAGAATGGACTCGTAGACAAAATCGGTTTTCGCGAAGATGCCTTAAAAGCTTTAAAGAAAGAGGTAGGAGGAAACCCACAAGTTATCGAATTCAAGAACAGAATCGGTTCATTTTTCGATTTACCATTAGCTGAGAGTTTCATGCCTAACAGCGAGGTACGATATATCGAGAAGTTAATTAGTGAACGTCAAGGACCAACGATGATGTACCTATATAGCGAATAA
- a CDS encoding VOC family protein, translating to MKSPIKNQLNTVFVHVSDLKRSVKWYCELLGQEFKEENIELPIYNMEINDYTGLILDAGANGTKTVKPSPHPLFNFHTDDIDQAYHFTKDEGFQVVSDLFKFEDLSFFHLKDPDGNIIMVCNG from the coding sequence ATGAAAAGTCCGATTAAGAACCAATTAAATACGGTGTTTGTGCATGTGAGTGACCTAAAAAGATCTGTAAAGTGGTATTGTGAACTGCTAGGGCAAGAATTTAAAGAAGAAAACATAGAACTCCCCATATACAACATGGAAATTAATGATTATACAGGACTAATCCTGGACGCAGGTGCAAACGGTACAAAAACAGTAAAACCCTCTCCTCACCCTTTATTCAATTTTCACACCGATGATATTGATCAGGCCTATCATTTTACAAAAGATGAGGGTTTCCAAGTCGTATCTGATCTATTTAAATTTGAGGATTTATCTTTTTTCCATTTGAAGGATCCGGACGGGAACATCATTATGGTTTGTAACGGATAA
- a CDS encoding HD domain-containing protein, protein MEYLKDRYYARELLEWANEQNPGAWKFHSIHVAEAAEILARALNKTGVPIEPELGYISGLLHDIGRYKGKTDSIIHSYDGYRLLLEMGWEGNAQVAVTHSFPRRNEEIETINGWGLVPGYMKREFSRLLNMFNWNDYDDIITLCDALAEADGFSIIERRIVSASIRNGANENLPKHWKGYFLIKEKLEAKLGKSIYHLLSGIENSIYKPLSLSNTPGKTMK, encoded by the coding sequence ATGGAATATTTAAAGGATCGTTATTATGCAAGAGAGTTACTTGAATGGGCAAATGAGCAAAACCCTGGGGCATGGAAATTCCACTCCATCCATGTTGCTGAAGCAGCAGAAATTCTCGCTCGAGCATTAAACAAAACAGGTGTGCCTATAGAACCAGAACTCGGGTATATAAGTGGATTATTACATGATATAGGCAGATATAAAGGGAAAACTGATTCAATTATTCATTCTTATGATGGGTATCGCTTACTGTTGGAGATGGGGTGGGAAGGAAATGCCCAGGTGGCTGTGACTCACTCTTTTCCACGAAGAAATGAAGAAATAGAAACGATTAACGGTTGGGGACTTGTCCCAGGGTATATGAAAAGAGAATTTAGTAGACTTCTAAATATGTTTAATTGGAATGACTACGATGACATCATTACTTTGTGCGATGCACTCGCGGAGGCAGATGGTTTTTCCATAATTGAAAGGAGAATTGTTTCCGCTTCTATAAGAAATGGGGCAAATGAAAACTTACCAAAGCACTGGAAAGGATATTTTCTTATAAAAGAAAAGTTGGAAGCCAAACTTGGTAAATCAATCTATCATCTGCTTTCTGGCATTGAAAATTCTATTTATAAACCACTCTCACTAAGTAATACACCAGGGAAAACTATGAAATGA
- a CDS encoding RDD family protein, which translates to METTPENQTPNLPVLSILEKQKADIQKLLYAGFGSRFVAYIIDLIVIWAVNSIVTRPLLRLLNLENTKLWIDIFSAENITTSIVFFLYFILMTKYFKATLGKMILGLNVVSLKGDSLTNGQIIFRECIGRYISMAILGLPYLVVAFTKKHQGIHDLFSDTSVIKNKFKKLNDTLEHKTI; encoded by the coding sequence ATGGAAACAACACCTGAAAACCAAACACCGAACCTTCCTGTCCTCTCAATTTTGGAAAAGCAAAAAGCGGACATTCAAAAGCTTCTCTATGCTGGATTTGGCTCTCGATTCGTAGCTTATATCATTGATCTGATTGTGATTTGGGCTGTAAACTCGATTGTAACACGACCTCTATTACGATTATTGAATCTTGAGAATACAAAGCTATGGATTGATATTTTCAGTGCAGAGAACATAACCACTTCAATTGTATTTTTCCTATACTTTATTTTGATGACAAAATATTTTAAAGCAACGCTTGGAAAAATGATTCTCGGGTTAAATGTCGTTTCACTGAAGGGTGATTCGCTCACAAACGGTCAAATCATCTTCAGGGAATGTATCGGTCGTTACATCAGTATGGCCATCTTAGGACTTCCTTACTTAGTAGTTGCCTTTACTAAAAAGCATCAAGGGATTCATGATTTGTTTTCTGATACTTCAGTTATAAAGAATAAGTTCAAGAAACTAAATGATACCTTGGAACACAAAACCATCTAA
- a CDS encoding DUF3267 domain-containing protein, producing MKIAHGLPDNSKTEQEKLIQQGWNPLKEPDSFLTAVVLSIPLMFLNAWAGVFIIKSVSTLTFAEFGLTKDGFVASIGIIQVILFFLTIVVHELLHLVCIPHFLKSKKTYIGFTFFGGYVSSEEQLSKARFALISLCPFLALSVLLPLGLGMMGWLTPTLKFLIIFNAISSCVDILGLLLVLTQIPKNSVIKNNGTKTFWKAGKGMQV from the coding sequence ATGAAAATTGCACATGGTTTACCTGATAATAGTAAAACTGAACAAGAAAAGCTCATTCAACAGGGTTGGAATCCACTTAAAGAGCCAGACTCTTTTCTAACAGCTGTAGTGTTGTCGATTCCTTTGATGTTTTTAAATGCATGGGCCGGTGTTTTTATTATAAAGTCTGTTTCTACTCTAACTTTTGCAGAATTTGGTCTGACAAAAGACGGTTTCGTCGCTTCTATAGGAATCATTCAAGTTATACTTTTCTTCCTCACCATTGTTGTCCACGAACTTTTACATCTTGTCTGTATTCCTCATTTTTTAAAATCTAAGAAAACATACATAGGCTTCACATTTTTTGGAGGATATGTAAGCTCAGAAGAACAATTATCGAAAGCAAGATTCGCACTCATATCTTTATGTCCGTTTCTTGCCTTGTCTGTTTTACTTCCGCTGGGTCTCGGGATGATGGGATGGCTGACCCCCACTTTAAAGTTCCTCATCATCTTCAATGCTATCTCCTCTTGTGTGGATATTTTAGGTTTACTTCTTGTTCTTACACAGATTCCAAAAAACTCTGTAATAAAGAACAATGGAACAAAAACTTTTTGGAAAGCTGGAAAGGGAATGCAAGTGTAA
- a CDS encoding GNAT family N-acetyltransferase, producing MNPILMDIQTNIETDRLLLRIPLPGDGNVVNDAIKNSVTELRPWLGFVQEVPSPEETEANTREAHAKFLLRENLRYLVFLKDTKEFVGSTGFHNIDWKVRKLEIGYWINSIYSGKGYMTESVDALTEFALVNLQFARVEIRCESDNYRSRAIPEKLDYDLEGILRNEDLSVDGKRLTDTCVYAKVTPQSIEELVRRDN from the coding sequence ATGAATCCAATTCTTATGGATATACAAACGAATATTGAAACAGATCGTCTATTGCTTCGAATTCCATTACCAGGTGATGGCAACGTAGTGAATGATGCCATTAAAAATTCAGTAACTGAGCTTCGCCCATGGCTTGGATTTGTACAGGAGGTACCTAGTCCAGAAGAAACGGAAGCGAATACCAGGGAAGCGCATGCTAAATTTTTATTACGGGAAAATTTACGATATTTGGTGTTCTTGAAAGACACAAAAGAATTCGTAGGTTCTACTGGATTCCACAATATTGATTGGAAGGTACGGAAGCTCGAGATAGGATATTGGATCAATTCAATTTACAGCGGAAAGGGATACATGACTGAGTCAGTGGACGCGTTAACAGAGTTTGCATTGGTAAACTTGCAATTCGCACGTGTTGAAATACGTTGTGAGTCAGATAATTACAGAAGTCGAGCCATCCCTGAAAAGCTTGATTATGATTTGGAGGGAATCTTACGAAATGAAGATCTTTCGGTAGATGGCAAACGTTTAACAGATACATGTGTTTACGCAAAAGTGACACCTCAAAGCATCGAAGAGTTAGTAAGAAGGGATAATTGA
- a CDS encoding LysE family translocator has product MEFNMLLSFLAVAIALTLMPGPDLLFVMTQSVIQDKWAGIFTAIGLCTGLLVHITAATIGISALIYQSSVIFSIVKFAGVAYLFYLAWQAFRHSGSMIKSESRPKRSRFSLFKKGIIMNVLNPKVSLFFLALLPQFVKQNAGNVTIQMLALGILFMVQAFIIFSIVSVFSEKLQQWLLQNEWFMKRINIVEAFLLTAIGINVAISGK; this is encoded by the coding sequence ATGGAATTTAATATGCTGCTTTCATTCTTGGCAGTCGCAATTGCTCTTACATTGATGCCTGGTCCAGACCTCCTTTTCGTCATGACCCAAAGTGTCATCCAGGATAAATGGGCAGGTATTTTTACAGCTATAGGCCTTTGCACAGGCCTTCTCGTACATATTACTGCTGCGACAATTGGAATATCGGCTCTCATTTACCAGTCTTCGGTCATATTCTCAATTGTCAAATTTGCAGGTGTTGCTTATTTGTTTTATCTTGCTTGGCAGGCATTTAGGCACTCTGGGAGTATGATAAAATCAGAGTCACGTCCCAAACGATCTCGTTTTTCATTATTCAAAAAAGGAATCATCATGAATGTTCTCAACCCTAAAGTTTCTTTATTCTTTTTAGCTTTACTTCCTCAATTTGTAAAACAGAATGCAGGGAATGTAACTATACAAATGCTTGCGTTAGGAATATTATTCATGGTTCAAGCGTTTATTATTTTTTCTATAGTTAGTGTATTTTCGGAGAAATTACAACAGTGGTTGCTTCAAAATGAATGGTTTATGAAACGAATAAATATTGTAGAAGCTTTCTTGTTAACTGCTATAGGTATTAACGTGGCCATTAGCGGAAAGTAA
- a CDS encoding pullulanase: MALVSSLVLLMIFSAVTPFSIIGKSYSQAEELTEESVPDGHVRIHYKRLDGAYDGWGLHLWNQDSQQPAIDFKVDWADPVLFDQASDWGVYVDVPVIDITNGLNFIVHKGDEKDTPNDRNFPKTGEREFWIVQGQEEVYTNEPSIDTTITHAEVVEDNKIVAYLNQVGKEVSINDIKLFDQEGRLVNIKALDQAGSELHITTERSLDVTKTHSIEIKKDRKPVSVSWELIDQKFAYDGNDLGVTLQEDGTATLKVWSPKASQVSVRLFDKDDQYSLLEDNIEMTRSGKGVWQVVLDANNTGLKDLKGYYYQYKVTEGGETNFALDPYAKSMAASSDDDADTVGKAAIVDPSDIGPKLKYAKIKGYEKKEDAIIWEAHVRDFTSDPDLESKLDSQFGTFSSFGEKLDYLKDLGVTHVQLLPVMKYYFGNELENDERELDYSSSGNNYNWGYDPHSYFSLSGMYSERPKDPEARIAEFKQLIKEIHKRKMGVILDVVYNHTAKVDILENLVSDYYHFEDTEGNTKTGYGGGKVGTTHYMSRKLMVDSIKYWTEEFKVDGFRFDLMGDLDAESVQMAYDEAKKLNPNILMIGEGWRTFVGDGSPENEVTPADQDWMGETESAAVFSDEIRNELKSGYGSEGEPRFITGGARDITMIFNNIKGQPSNVTEDDPGDIVQYIAAHDNLTLHDVIAQSIKKDPAKHEEEIQKRIRLGNTMILTSQGVSFLHAGQEYGRTKQWFGEGVPEAKSTFMVDENGEPFENPYFIHDSYDSTDAINQFDWEKVSEEGVQKQTMEYTKGLIALRRSTNAFRLGSQELVNTNVSLLDAPEIKQEDLVLAYKSVSTDHTGTYYVFINADNKKRSLSLKEDLRKGKVVVDADEAGTKKVKKPNGYELKKNSITLEPLTAVVVKVKQK; this comes from the coding sequence ATGGCACTTGTAAGCAGCTTGGTTTTGCTGATGATATTTTCAGCAGTTACCCCATTCTCAATAATCGGGAAATCATATAGCCAGGCGGAGGAGTTGACTGAGGAAAGTGTGCCTGATGGGCACGTAAGAATCCATTATAAACGTCTTGATGGGGCCTATGACGGATGGGGTCTTCACCTATGGAATCAGGACAGCCAACAGCCTGCGATCGACTTTAAGGTAGACTGGGCAGATCCTGTTTTATTTGATCAGGCTTCAGACTGGGGTGTCTATGTAGACGTACCAGTTATCGACATAACAAATGGGTTAAACTTCATTGTGCACAAAGGTGATGAAAAGGATACGCCAAATGACAGAAACTTTCCAAAGACTGGTGAAAGGGAATTTTGGATTGTCCAGGGTCAGGAAGAAGTTTATACGAATGAACCTTCCATCGATACGACAATCACACATGCAGAAGTGGTAGAAGATAATAAAATTGTTGCCTATTTGAATCAAGTAGGTAAAGAGGTCTCTATTAATGACATAAAACTTTTCGATCAAGAAGGAAGGCTGGTTAATATAAAAGCCTTAGATCAGGCAGGGTCTGAATTACATATAACTACTGAACGATCCCTTGATGTAACGAAAACCCACTCGATTGAAATAAAAAAAGATCGAAAGCCAGTAAGTGTTTCGTGGGAATTGATAGATCAAAAGTTCGCTTATGATGGAAACGACTTAGGTGTTACCTTACAGGAAGACGGCACAGCCACATTAAAAGTGTGGTCTCCAAAAGCAAGTCAAGTGTCGGTCCGCCTGTTTGATAAAGATGATCAATACAGCTTATTAGAAGACAACATTGAAATGACAAGAAGTGGAAAAGGCGTCTGGCAAGTAGTCCTTGATGCAAACAATACAGGCTTAAAGGACCTAAAAGGATATTATTATCAATACAAGGTTACAGAGGGTGGAGAAACAAATTTTGCTCTCGATCCTTATGCCAAATCTATGGCAGCCTCAAGCGATGATGACGCAGATACAGTTGGGAAAGCAGCCATTGTAGATCCGTCAGATATCGGGCCCAAACTGAAATATGCAAAAATTAAAGGGTATGAAAAGAAAGAGGATGCTATCATTTGGGAAGCACACGTGAGGGACTTCACTTCAGATCCTGATCTAGAATCAAAATTAGACAGTCAGTTTGGGACATTTTCTTCTTTTGGTGAAAAGCTAGATTATCTGAAAGATCTAGGCGTCACACATGTCCAGCTCTTACCTGTTATGAAATATTACTTCGGTAATGAACTTGAGAATGATGAGAGGGAACTTGATTATTCTTCCTCAGGTAATAATTATAACTGGGGCTATGATCCTCATAGTTATTTTTCGCTCTCTGGCATGTATTCGGAGCGTCCAAAGGATCCAGAAGCGAGAATTGCTGAATTTAAGCAGCTGATTAAGGAGATTCACAAACGCAAAATGGGTGTCATCCTTGATGTGGTGTACAATCACACAGCTAAAGTGGATATCCTGGAAAACCTTGTTTCAGATTACTACCATTTCGAGGACACCGAGGGTAATACAAAAACGGGTTACGGCGGTGGTAAAGTCGGAACAACTCATTATATGTCTCGGAAGTTGATGGTTGATTCTATCAAATATTGGACGGAGGAATTTAAAGTTGATGGATTCCGTTTTGATTTAATGGGAGACCTTGATGCTGAAAGTGTTCAAATGGCCTATGATGAAGCAAAAAAACTAAACCCTAATATTTTGATGATAGGGGAAGGGTGGAGAACATTCGTAGGTGATGGAAGTCCGGAAAATGAAGTAACCCCTGCAGATCAAGACTGGATGGGTGAAACGGAAAGTGCAGCTGTTTTCTCTGATGAAATCCGTAATGAGTTAAAATCTGGATATGGAAGTGAAGGAGAACCGCGATTCATCACAGGGGGAGCTCGTGATATTACAATGATATTCAATAATATTAAGGGTCAACCCAGCAATGTCACTGAAGATGATCCAGGTGATATTGTTCAATATATAGCTGCTCATGATAATTTAACCTTACATGACGTTATCGCTCAGTCCATTAAGAAGGATCCAGCTAAACATGAAGAAGAAATTCAAAAACGGATACGTCTCGGAAATACAATGATCCTGACTAGTCAGGGTGTTTCTTTCCTCCATGCAGGCCAGGAATATGGCAGAACCAAACAATGGTTTGGAGAAGGTGTACCAGAGGCTAAATCTACATTCATGGTGGATGAAAATGGCGAACCATTCGAAAATCCATATTTCATCCATGATTCCTATGATTCTACTGATGCAATCAATCAATTCGATTGGGAAAAGGTATCGGAAGAAGGCGTCCAAAAACAAACGATGGAATATACAAAAGGATTGATTGCTCTAAGAAGATCAACAAACGCTTTCCGCCTGGGATCACAAGAGCTGGTCAACACCAATGTTAGTCTGCTAGACGCTCCTGAGATCAAACAAGAAGATCTTGTTTTAGCCTATAAGAGCGTGTCTACAGATCATACAGGGACATATTATGTCTTCATTAACGCAGACAATAAAAAGCGCTCCCTTTCTCTTAAAGAAGATTTAAGAAAAGGAAAAGTCGTTGTTGATGCTGATGAAGCCGGAACGAAAAAAGTAAAGAAACCTAATGGTTATGAGCTGAAAAAAAACAGCATTACACTTGAGCCTTTAACAGCAGTAGTAGTAAAAGTGAAACAAAAATAA
- a CDS encoding NAD(P)/FAD-dependent oxidoreductase, which yields MNDVTIIGAGVSGIFLAYTLLKEDDNLNIHIIDKGKKLSQRQCRREQGEPCSCKGACDKYIGFAGLGMSEGKFNYTNDFGGELGRKIGSEETLHYMKKVDSILCSFGGHERKKYSTKNINLANKAATHSLEVLSTETRHLGTVLAKKIFQLMYEYMETSINFTFETEIHSIRKDKYFHIETNNGTFVSRRVVIATGKSGSEWLNRQAQALGLNQGETRLDLGLRVEMRGNQLDSILDQTFETKLRYESDTYSATTYCMNPHGRIIRKYQHGLVMADGQNQQEGHTLSRNLNFTLFVPQYFPTYEKAMNQAKEIIGRINQKRERLVVQRLKDLKNRKVTKHISEGGILPTLKADAGNLYDEMPEFYIHTALKFLTKLEGLLGESVDEDTLLYGLDAKFYEPKLFTDDSFQSHLPGFYLVGDCSGETHSLSQAAASGVYLGEAISRNI from the coding sequence ATTAACGACGTCACTATTATCGGTGCGGGGGTAAGTGGTATATTTCTCGCCTACACGTTATTAAAAGAAGACGATAACCTGAATATCCATATCATTGATAAAGGAAAAAAACTGAGTCAAAGGCAATGTCGAAGAGAGCAAGGCGAACCGTGTTCTTGTAAGGGTGCGTGTGACAAATACATCGGCTTTGCTGGACTAGGAATGTCCGAGGGAAAGTTCAACTACACGAATGATTTTGGAGGAGAGTTAGGCAGAAAGATCGGATCTGAAGAAACACTTCATTACATGAAAAAAGTGGACTCGATTTTGTGTTCATTCGGAGGACATGAAAGAAAGAAATATAGTACGAAGAATATAAACCTTGCGAATAAGGCAGCCACTCATTCTTTGGAAGTGCTTTCCACAGAAACACGTCATCTAGGGACGGTTTTGGCTAAGAAGATATTTCAACTTATGTATGAATACATGGAAACCAGCATCAATTTCACCTTTGAAACAGAAATTCACTCGATCCGTAAAGATAAATATTTTCATATAGAAACCAATAACGGCACTTTTGTTAGCAGACGTGTGGTTATAGCGACAGGGAAGAGTGGAAGTGAATGGTTAAATAGGCAGGCCCAAGCATTGGGATTGAATCAAGGGGAAACTCGATTGGACCTAGGGTTACGTGTAGAGATGCGTGGGAATCAATTGGACTCCATCCTTGATCAAACATTCGAAACAAAACTAAGGTATGAATCGGACACTTATTCAGCAACAACCTATTGTATGAATCCCCATGGACGTATTATCCGTAAATACCAGCATGGATTAGTTATGGCTGATGGACAAAATCAACAAGAAGGTCACACGCTTAGTAGAAATCTTAATTTCACGTTATTTGTTCCACAGTACTTTCCTACATACGAAAAAGCTATGAATCAGGCTAAAGAAATTATTGGAAGGATCAATCAGAAAAGAGAGAGACTTGTTGTCCAACGGTTAAAAGATCTAAAAAACCGGAAAGTCACTAAGCATATATCAGAGGGGGGGATACTTCCCACCTTAAAAGCAGATGCCGGGAACCTCTATGATGAGATGCCGGAATTCTACATTCATACTGCCTTGAAGTTCCTCACGAAATTGGAAGGGTTATTAGGAGAATCGGTAGATGAAGACACACTTCTCTATGGGCTGGATGCAAAATTTTATGAACCTAAGCTCTTCACAGATGATTCCTTTCAATCACATCTTCCCGGTTTTTATCTTGTTGGAGATTGTTCAGGAGAAACACATTCTCTCTCGCAAGCAGCAGCAAGTGGAGTATATTTAGGAGAAGCAATCTCAAGAAATATCTAG